From Pseudomonas sp. stari2, a single genomic window includes:
- a CDS encoding glutathione S-transferase family protein, which produces MSLHLIIGDKLLSSWSLRAALALELTGAPYTEELVKLGKPDTRERLLAHSPTGKVPLLTTARGTIADSLAIAEYLAEQFPSEQLWPSDIAARAQARSACAQMHSGFFAMRNHMPFNLSHDAPLNPVPPEVKVDVERMLALWAECRAAATEAGPFLFGRVSLADAFFAPIAVRLRTYQVKLPAEDEAYVETVYQWPAFKAWQKAGLEELQS; this is translated from the coding sequence ATGAGCCTTCACCTGATCATCGGCGACAAACTGCTTTCCTCCTGGTCCCTGCGCGCGGCGCTGGCGCTTGAACTGACCGGCGCGCCCTACACCGAAGAACTGGTCAAACTCGGCAAGCCCGACACCCGCGAGCGGCTGCTGGCGCATTCGCCGACCGGCAAGGTGCCGCTGCTGACCACCGCACGAGGCACCATCGCCGACTCCCTGGCGATTGCCGAATACCTGGCCGAGCAGTTTCCTTCCGAGCAACTCTGGCCGAGTGATATCGCTGCTCGTGCCCAGGCACGTTCTGCCTGCGCGCAGATGCACAGCGGCTTCTTTGCCATGCGCAATCACATGCCGTTCAACCTGAGCCACGACGCACCGCTCAATCCGGTACCGCCGGAAGTGAAGGTCGATGTCGAGCGCATGCTTGCGCTGTGGGCCGAATGCCGTGCGGCGGCGACCGAGGCCGGGCCGTTTCTGTTTGGTCGGGTGTCGCTGGCCGATGCGTTCTTCGCACCGATTGCCGTACGTCTGCGCACCTATCAGGTGAAGCTGCCGGCCGAAGATGAAGCCTATGTTGAAACCGTCTACCAATGGCCGGCCTTCAAGGCCTGGCAAAAGGCTGGACTGGAGGAATTGCAGTCGTGA
- a CDS encoding Nudix family hydrolase, which produces MKRVHVAAAVIRDGSGKILIARRADTQHQGGLWEFPGGKVEAEESVQTALARELHEELGIVVGAARPMIKVRHDYPDKQVLLDVWEVSSFTGEPHGAEGQPLAWVSARELTNYEFPAANQPIVAAARLPAEYLITPEDLEAPALLRGIQKAIAGGIKLIQLRAPNGYDPKYRDLAVDAVGLCAGKAQLMIKGPFEWLGDFPSAGWHITSAQLRKYAAAGRPLPAERWLAASCHDAEELALAEQMGVDFVTLSPVQPTLTHPDAQPLGWEQASTLIEGFSKPVFLLGGVGPAEREKAWNAGAQGVAGIRAFWPEA; this is translated from the coding sequence GTGAAACGTGTACACGTCGCCGCCGCCGTCATTCGTGACGGCAGCGGCAAGATTCTGATCGCCCGCCGGGCTGACACTCAGCATCAGGGTGGTCTCTGGGAGTTTCCCGGTGGCAAGGTCGAAGCCGAAGAGTCGGTGCAGACCGCGCTGGCCCGTGAGCTGCACGAAGAACTGGGCATTGTCGTCGGCGCCGCTCGCCCGATGATCAAGGTTCGTCATGATTACCCGGACAAGCAGGTGTTGCTGGATGTTTGGGAAGTCTCAAGCTTCACCGGCGAACCCCACGGCGCCGAAGGCCAGCCATTGGCCTGGGTGTCGGCCAGGGAACTGACGAACTACGAGTTCCCGGCGGCCAACCAGCCGATCGTGGCGGCGGCACGTCTGCCAGCTGAATACCTGATTACCCCGGAAGACCTGGAAGCCCCGGCCTTGCTGCGCGGTATCCAGAAAGCGATTGCCGGTGGCATCAAGCTGATCCAGCTGCGTGCGCCCAATGGTTATGACCCGAAGTACCGCGATCTGGCGGTGGACGCTGTGGGCCTGTGTGCCGGCAAGGCACAGTTGATGATCAAGGGCCCGTTTGAATGGCTGGGCGATTTCCCGTCCGCCGGTTGGCACATCACCTCGGCGCAACTGCGCAAGTACGCGGCAGCGGGGCGTCCGCTACCGGCGGAGCGCTGGCTGGCAGCGTCCTGCCACGATGCTGAAGAACTGGCGCTGGCCGAGCAGATGGGCGTGGATTTCGTCACCCTGTCGCCGGTGCAGCCGACCCTGACTCATCCGGATGCGCAGCCGCTGGGCTGGGAACAGGCTTCGACACTGATCGAAGGCTTCAGCAAACCGGTATTTCTGTTGGGTGGCGTCGGCCCTGCGGAGCGCGAGAAAGCGTGGAATGCCGGGGCTCAGGGCGTGGCGGGGATTCGGGCGTTCTGGCCTGAGGCCTGA
- the argJ gene encoding bifunctional glutamate N-acetyltransferase/amino-acid acetyltransferase ArgJ, producing MAVGLGPLPTLHPVAGFELGIASAGIKRPGRKDVVVMRCAEGSTVAGVFTLNAFCAAPVILAKKRVQNAVRYLLTNTGNANAGTGEPGLAAAERTTAKLAELTGVDASQILPYSTGVIGEPLPVEKIEGALQAALDDLSENNWEAAATGIMTTDTLPKGASRQFQHDGVTITVTGISKGAGMIRPNMATMLGYIATDAKVSRDVLHNLMLDGANKSFNRITIDGDTSTNDCCMLIATGKAALPEITRAEGELFAKLKQAVFEVCMDVAQAIVRDGEGATKFVTVEVNGGSNHQECLDVGYTVAHSPLIKTALFASDPNWGRILAAVGRAGVPDLDVSKIDVFLGEVCIASRGARAATYTEAQGSAVMQQEEITIRIELGRGDCSETIWTTDLSHEYVKINAEYRT from the coding sequence ATGGCTGTTGGTCTTGGTCCTTTGCCAACGTTGCACCCGGTTGCCGGTTTTGAACTCGGTATCGCTTCGGCCGGCATCAAGCGCCCTGGGCGCAAGGATGTCGTCGTGATGCGTTGCGCCGAAGGTTCGACCGTGGCGGGCGTGTTCACGTTGAACGCTTTCTGTGCAGCACCGGTTATCCTGGCCAAGAAACGCGTGCAGAACGCTGTGCGCTACCTGTTGACCAACACCGGCAATGCCAACGCCGGCACCGGCGAGCCGGGCCTGGCTGCCGCCGAGCGCACCACCGCCAAACTGGCGGAACTGACCGGCGTCGATGCCAGCCAGATCCTGCCGTACTCCACCGGCGTGATTGGTGAGCCGCTGCCGGTCGAGAAAATTGAAGGCGCCTTGCAGGCCGCGCTGGACGATCTGTCGGAAAACAACTGGGAAGCCGCCGCCACCGGCATCATGACCACCGACACCTTGCCAAAGGGTGCCAGCCGCCAGTTCCAGCATGACGGCGTGACCATCACCGTCACCGGCATCAGCAAGGGCGCGGGCATGATTCGTCCGAACATGGCCACCATGCTTGGCTACATCGCCACCGACGCCAAAGTCTCCCGCGACGTGCTGCACAACCTGATGCTGGACGGCGCCAACAAATCGTTCAACCGCATCACTATCGACGGCGACACCTCGACCAACGACTGCTGCATGCTGATTGCCACCGGCAAGGCTGCGCTGCCGGAAATCACCCGTGCCGAAGGCGAGCTTTTCGCCAAGCTGAAACAGGCCGTGTTCGAAGTGTGCATGGACGTGGCCCAGGCCATCGTGCGAGACGGCGAAGGCGCGACCAAGTTCGTGACCGTTGAAGTCAACGGCGGCAGCAATCACCAGGAATGCCTGGACGTCGGTTACACCGTGGCCCACTCGCCGCTGATCAAGACTGCACTGTTCGCCTCCGACCCGAACTGGGGCCGTATCCTCGCCGCTGTCGGTCGTGCCGGCGTGCCGGATCTGGACGTAAGCAAGATCGACGTGTTCCTCGGTGAAGTGTGTATCGCCAGCCGTGGCGCCCGCGCCGCGACTTACACCGAAGCCCAGGGTTCGGCAGTGATGCAGCAGGAAGAAATCACCATCCGTATCGAACTGGGTCGCGGCGATTGCAGCGAAACCATCTGGACCACCGACCTGTCCCACGAGTACGTGAAGATCAACGCCGAATACCGCACATGA
- a CDS encoding cob(I)yrinic acid a,c-diamide adenosyltransferase has translation MGFRLSKIYTRTGDKGETGLGDGRRVPKDHPRIEAIGEVDTLNSQVGVLLAGLLAECENCPGLSELIDVLAPCQHRLFDLGGELAMPEYQALNTAEIERLEAAIDVWNEELGPLENFILPGGSMLIAQAHVCRSLARSAERRCQHLNAIEPLAGVGLAYINRLSDLLFVAARLIARRQGIAEILWQPAAKPEN, from the coding sequence ATGGGCTTTCGCTTGTCGAAGATCTACACCCGCACCGGCGACAAAGGCGAAACCGGCCTCGGCGATGGTCGCCGCGTCCCCAAGGATCATCCGCGCATCGAGGCCATTGGCGAGGTTGACACCCTGAACAGTCAGGTCGGCGTACTGCTGGCCGGGTTGCTCGCCGAATGCGAAAACTGCCCCGGACTCAGTGAATTGATCGACGTGTTGGCGCCCTGCCAACATCGACTGTTCGACCTGGGTGGCGAGCTGGCGATGCCGGAATATCAGGCGCTGAACACCGCAGAAATCGAACGGCTGGAAGCCGCCATCGATGTGTGGAACGAGGAATTGGGGCCGCTGGAGAACTTCATTCTGCCCGGCGGTTCGATGCTGATTGCCCAGGCTCATGTCTGCCGCAGCCTGGCGCGCAGTGCCGAGCGACGTTGTCAGCATTTGAATGCGATCGAACCGTTGGCCGGGGTTGGCCTGGCGTATATCAATCGCTTGTCGGATTTGTTGTTTGTAGCAGCGAGGCTGATTGCGCGGCGCCAGGGCATTGCTGAAATTCTGTGGCAACCGGCGGCAAAACCCGAAAACTGA